From the Scomber japonicus isolate fScoJap1 chromosome 8, fScoJap1.pri, whole genome shotgun sequence genome, the window acgtctctgtgtgtatttgtgcgtTATAGTAAAATCCTCACACAGCAAGAGCTGCCTTTATCAGACCAGAAGGCTGTTGCAGAGAGACTGAGCCAGAAAAACGGTGACGTCCGACACTCCACAGAGAAACTTCCTAATGGAGCTGACCCTGCACAAAGTAAGCTGAGAAACACAAGACTGGATGTCCCAGAACATTTACACTCTAAGTCTTTAATTAAATGAtcatatacaaaaaataaataagtaaacttGTGTAACTGTCTGTTCTTCTCTCAGATACCGTTCCTTTCCGTCGGTCGGTGTTTTCTCCTATCTTCCTGTGGAGTCTGGTTACAATGGGGATGTCCCAGTTGAGGATCATCTTCTTCATGGGGGCCATGAACAAGATGCTGGAGTTCATGGTTACCCATGGCGATGAACACCGTGAGTGTCAAGCCCTCGAACACAATCCCAACAAACAGTTTCTGGGTTTGCACTATTGAAAAGTGTAATAACAGAGCATTTTGTTTTTTCGTGTTTCAGCATCTGATGACCTGGTGAGTGAGGCAGCACAGCAAGGTGAGCAGCCTTATAATCTGGTCTCAGATTCTGATTTGTGACTTTGTGGCACATAAATTGTTACTTAATCTGATATAATGTGTCCTCTTTCAGTGAGTTTCTACTCGTCCATCTTTGGCACCCTGCAGCTGTTGTGCCTGGCCACTTGTCCTCTGATCGGTTACATCATGGACTGGAAGATGAAGGAGTGTGAAGAGGAGAAGCCCATCCCTCCAGGCACAGAGCAGAGGTACATGCAATGAGACGTGAGAGTTTCTAAGTTGTGATATCAACCCGTAATTTTGTCAGGAACCAGAAACATCTTAAACACTAGACATCCAGGATccaaaaattaaacaaaattagGTTGGTACTGGGGAATGTGGGGTGAAGACATTTAAATGGGAGTTGTTCAGTAATCATTAATGTTGTAACGCGTCTGTCTGTTTCCCATCAGGCAGACCAGCATACCCAAGAGAGACCGTAAGATCCAGAAGGTGACCAACGCCATGAGGGCCTTCATCCTCACCAACATGCTACTGCTCGTTTTCGGATTGTGCTGTCTCATAGACAGCCTGCCTCTACAGgtaacacacagtcacacattatGCTAGCCAGAGAACAAGTAAACAAAGTATAAATCTCTGTCTATCAATGATAGATTCATTCATTGTGTTGGTCCTTGTCTCTTTTCTTGTTGATGTGTTAGGTCTTGACCTTCATCCTCCATACTATGGTCCGAGGCTTCATCCACTCCTGCTGCGGAGGCCTCTATGCTGCCGTGTGAGTAATTTGAACTTTTATAACAGTATAATGTTTGAGATCTGGCGATGAAACAGTCTGTTTTCTGACCATTTAGAATTGTTTCCCAGTGccatataaatataaagcagCACTTTTTCAATGTGATAAGAACAACCAGATGTGGCGACAAGCTGGGATGCAGTTTCCTGTTTGTACAAGAAACACACTACAACACTGagctaaattaataaatactgACTATACTGagaaaatacaaatgaatattATTCAATGCAGTGTACATGTCTGTCAAATACTCTGTCTGATTTTAGTGGGTGTTTCAAACTCTTTGTAACCACCGAATGTCTCTCCCACAGCTACCCATCAAACCACTTTGGCACCCTGACAGGCCTCCAGTCGATGATCAGTGCTGTGGTTGCTCTGCTACAGCAGCCACTCTTTATTGCTATGGTTGGACCGCTGAAAGGAGACCCCTACTGGGTGAGGAAACATTCTCATCTCTACAGGCCTCTACACTtcaaacagagagacacagataaacacaaagTTTTGCATGGAGTTATATTTGGGTCTCAATTCTGAGGGTGCAGTGCAGCATTTTGagcacagaaaatgtttttttctgcaagCTCGCAAGAGGCACTACTATCAggcaaagaaataaatatatggtgtgctcaataaatgtatttgtatgtttgtagaCATAAGTGCACAAAAATTGTCTTTATCAGTCAGTTTTACTTATTCACCAGTTTCATACTTCCCTAGTGACTGATGATCCCACTAGAAATCTACACCCAGTTAGAAATGATCTACTCCTCTTCTTCATTGGCTGTACTTGTGCCCCTCTGTCAGCATTAGTGAGAGTGCAGGCAAACCTGCAGGAGCACACAGAGCTGAGATGTTGAGGGAAAACTAAGTGATATACtgagaataaattaaaatattctgtCCTAAATAATACCCTCTCTACAAAATATGAACTCTGTGAGTATATTTGTCATTAACACACACTTTCTCGGACCTATTTTAACAGATCACTGCATATAACTGTGctactttctgtctctgtcatctAATCACCCCTCAGATCAACCTGGGGCTGCTGATCCTCTCATTTGGCGGTTTCTTGTTGCCGGGTTACCTGTACTACCATCGCAGACACCTGCTGAGGGAAAAAGAAGCCAGAGACAAGAGGGCTGCCGGTCAGGAGATGCAGGCACTCAACCACACAGAGGCCAATGGCTACAAGCCCCACAGCAACGGAGTCGCTGCTGTTGAGGCGTAAAACAacagagcagagacaaagaTTTGGGGAATTGtaggatttatttttatatgtgccTTTTAAAATATGCACCAGCAATCCACTCATCCATAAATCCATGTTGTTAGTTacattttaagttgttttcATGCTGCGGCATGAATTTGGGAGAAAACGTGTCATCATCATttgttgctgttatttattttggtttgtgTCAAAGAGCCAAATTAGCGTGATTTAAAGCCATAGATTTCACTCGCGAGCACACGCAtcgacacatgcacacatccagGTATAGCCTCTGTGTCAGACTGCGGATATCACGGTACTTGAAATACTGTTATCTAGTTTTCAAAGACTTCTGACAATCACCACGAGCCTTGCTAACACCAAAGAACAGCTTAATTACATTAGGAAAATTACACTCTCAGTATTATTGAGTAAGTTAAGTGggcagaaaaaaactgaaaaacttttAGTATATTAATTGtgctgtttctactgtaaagcCCCTCAGTATGAACTATGAATACACAGTAAATGTATGAAACACTATTATAAGCATACAACTCATGAATTTAAAGCATTTGAAAATCTAAATACCAGACTTCTGGTAgcttttggggtatttttcaGAGCCCGGcgattcactcacacacatgtacacgcACAGATAGGCTGGTTGTAGAGACGCCATATCTACCTCCTccgtttccttttttttgtactgtctCTCTGCAATCCACTCCTATGTCTGACCATcgattgttttttattcacattagaaaaatatgaaatgtttacTCAAAACAACAAATTTAAATCGGAACAGCATTTTCTCCTTCATTCATATTGATGCTGATTCAGCCCTCGTCATTTCTGGACTTTTTATATGTagggaaaaaaagttttgggagttttttttttttttttttgatttatttcaagTAGATTTCATAAGGAAAAATATGACTGATTTTTAAATGCTGACacatggtgtgtgtgggtgataTTAAACACTTTGTACTGCTTTATGCACAGTAATGAACTAGTGTgtgtataaaaaatgtatttaagtgtCTTTTTATACTCTAGCTGCAGTAGCGTTGAAAAGGGAAGCGTTTGTTTCAGCAtcagcaaatgttttttttgtagtttgctAATTATACATGAAGCTTTGATGATTTTAAGTGTATATATTTCGCTTAtgcctttttgttttctcatgtGTTTTGTCATGTGATTTTACTCAATGGGTTTCCATTCagcaaaattattttttgtaaataGAACTGAGgtgtgtcttttattttgttacataTTCTGCTTGCATTACTATATATGGGTGTGTGCAGTTGTATTGAGACACTGGCTGTggtttaacttgttttttttgtgatgtttttggaTTTGATACTCAAAAGTCACTTTAAAAAGACAGATGCAGCTGTGGTCTGTGATCTCCTTGTTACAGTCAGCTGCAGATACACAGAAAAGTGACAAAATGTATCCTTCATGCACACTGCAACaatattttatgaatttatgcAATCAGTTTGTAAAGAATAATTTTTCCCCACCAACTCAATCCATTTCAGTATCAACTCAAGACATCCTCAATAGGTTGTTTCAGTCTTGTTTGATGcatttatttccttatttgtAGTTCCTCgtatataaaatgtgttcagCTTCTTGTATCATTGCTAACCCTAAAAGAGAAACTAATTCTGTGTTTTCTATAAACTCTGTGCCTTTCGCTGCCATCTTGGCTTTGTGCAATAGAAGTGAATGTGAGATTAACGCCTCTGCCTAAAGCCAGGCTTGAAGATTGTCAATAGTGCAGCACTTTTCCTCAGGAGAACATACAGGAGCAAAAACATACAGGACAAATTGCAATGTGATGCATTAGTCCAGAGTTTGGTCATTTTGTTGACTGTCAAATGTGTTGATTTACCTCAATTGTTGATTTTTGAGACTGTAGAGAATACTTTTAGGTATAAATCCAGTCAGCGTTACTGAACGTTTACTTGTGGTCATTCCTTCATTTTATAAATGCAGTTTTTATACATGATCCACAGTTTGAATCCAATGCACCAACAACTACCTGGGCTTTTTGTACCTCAGGAAGTTGTATTACTTATAGGATGATGGTTGTCTCTATTAAAGCTAAGCTGAAGGCTAGCAGTCAAGTCAGTGATTCACTTGTGCATCTGCCTTTGTTACTTGGATTTGCAGCAGTTGGCACATCAAGTTTAATCAACACTTCTGACAGTCTcaggaacaaaaaaacagaacccTTTGCTTCACCAC encodes:
- the slc43a1a gene encoding solute carrier family 43 member 1a; the protein is MSPSLLQAYRRRWWMAVTAVLENLLCSAVLLGWGSLLIMLKRQGFYSHLCSENNSVVVPLGNSSSSDGDEWISCVDQEEMLNLGFTIGSFLLSATTLPLGILMDRFGPRPIRLVGSSCFGSSCIMMAVSAYNPPVLSALIFLALSLNGFGGICLTFTSLTLPNMFGALSSTIMSLMIGSYASSAVTFPGVKLIYDAGVSFQVIMWMWAGLAGFVFFNCFFNWPKEGFPTPDEVDYSKILTQQELPLSDQKAVAERLSQKNGDVRHSTEKLPNGADPAQNTVPFRRSVFSPIFLWSLVTMGMSQLRIIFFMGAMNKMLEFMVTHGDEHPSDDLVSEAAQQVSFYSSIFGTLQLLCLATCPLIGYIMDWKMKECEEEKPIPPGTEQRQTSIPKRDRKIQKVTNAMRAFILTNMLLLVFGLCCLIDSLPLQVLTFILHTMVRGFIHSCCGGLYAAVYPSNHFGTLTGLQSMISAVVALLQQPLFIAMVGPLKGDPYWINLGLLILSFGGFLLPGYLYYHRRHLLREKEARDKRAAGQEMQALNHTEANGYKPHSNGVAAVEA